The following coding sequences are from one Rhinoraja longicauda isolate Sanriku21f chromosome 37, sRhiLon1.1, whole genome shotgun sequence window:
- the LOC144610578 gene encoding keratin, type I cytoskeletal 19-like: MRASVFSAYATGSLKEQSIHQAIIQNSTIALEIDNAKLAAEDFQNKWQTEQGLRMSVESDIDGLHNLKATYLQLQENLTDDIAGLEDEIAFLKKNHEEELRMLRQHRSQDIQVEVDSEPGESLEQVMAQLREQYAKMAGENKAGMEKWYQDQLVIKQTTVAENTQAMDGVRNELSQYRHQMQEMEMEYNSLLGSINALGNTLGQIEGSYEMQLHGLQTSLAHLEGDLGRIRQELMHQNGEYEKLLNIKMRLEAEIGQYRVLLSGHQGSSSGFSSSISSGQNTSGGKVTITSVTESRQTVTK, translated from the exons atgagggCATCGGttttctccgcatatgccacggggtccttaaaagaacaatcg ATACACCAAGCCATCATCCAGAATTCCACCATCGCCCTGGAGATCGACAATGCCAAGCTGGCAGCTGAGGACTTCCAGAACAA GTGGCAGACGGAGCAGGGTCTCAGGATGTCGGTGGAGTCcgacattgatggcctccacaacctGAAGGCCACCTacctgcagttgcaggagaacCTGACCGATGACATTGCCGGGCTGGAGGACGAGATCGCCTTCCTGAAGAAGAACcacgaggag GAGCTCAGGATGTTGCGCCAACATAGGTCCCAGGACATACAAGTAGAGGTGGACTCGGAGCCAGGCGAAAGCCTGGAGCAGGTCATGGCTCAGCTCAGAGAGCAATACGCAAAGATGGCCGGTGAAAACAAGGCAGGCATGGAGAAATGGTACCAGGACCAG CTGGTGATTAAACAAACGACGGTCGCTGAGAACACCCAGGCTATGGATGGGGTCAGGAACGAGCTGAGTCAATATCGCCACCAGATgcaggagatggagatggagtacAACAGTTTACTTGGAAGT ATCAACGCTTTGGGGAACACCCTGGGGCAGATCGAGGGAAGTTATGAGATGCAGCTCCATGGTCTGCAGACCAGCCTCGCTCATCTGGAGGGTGATCTGGGCCGGATCAGGCAAGAACTGATGCACCAGAACGGAGAGTACGAGAAGCTGCTGAACATCAAGATGAGGCTGGAGGCTGAGATCGGCCAGTACAGAGTCTTGCTGAGCGGGCACCAAGG GTCCAGCAGTGGATTCTCTTCCAGCATCTCAAGTGGCCAGAACA CATCAGGAGGCAAAGTAACTATCAC GAGCGTTACTGAAAGCAGAC AAACGGTTACGAAATGA